One segment of Bacillus alkalisoli DNA contains the following:
- a CDS encoding type III pantothenate kinase → MIFVLDVGNTNTVIGVYKGEELKHHWRIETSRNKTEDEYGMVIKALLGHVGLTFTDFEGIIISSVVPPIMFSLERMCHKYFNLKPLVVGPGIKTGLNIKYENPREVGADRIVNAVAAIHLYGSPLIIVDFGTATTYCYINENKQYMGGAIAPGITISTEALYSRAAKLPRIEIARPDGIVGKNTVSAMQAGILYGYVGQVEGIVARMKRESKVEAKVIATGGLATLISKESNVIDHVDPFLTLKGLQLIYEKNMKEAY, encoded by the coding sequence ATGATATTTGTTTTAGATGTTGGAAATACGAATACTGTAATCGGGGTTTATAAAGGTGAAGAACTAAAACACCATTGGAGAATAGAAACTAGCCGTAACAAAACAGAAGACGAGTACGGTATGGTTATTAAAGCGTTGCTAGGTCATGTTGGCCTTACGTTTACCGATTTTGAAGGAATTATTATTTCTTCCGTCGTACCGCCTATCATGTTCTCTTTAGAAAGAATGTGTCATAAATACTTCAATCTAAAGCCTTTAGTAGTTGGGCCTGGCATAAAGACTGGTTTAAATATTAAATATGAGAACCCAAGAGAAGTAGGAGCGGACAGAATTGTAAATGCGGTTGCAGCTATCCATCTATATGGAAGTCCTTTAATTATTGTTGACTTTGGAACTGCTACAACGTATTGCTATATAAACGAAAATAAACAATATATGGGTGGTGCGATTGCTCCTGGCATAACTATTTCAACAGAAGCGTTATATTCTCGTGCAGCTAAACTACCGAGAATTGAAATTGCAAGACCAGATGGAATTGTCGGTAAAAATACCGTAAGTGCCATGCAAGCTGGAATATTGTATGGGTATGTGGGACAAGTAGAAGGAATTGTAGCTAGAATGAAAAGAGAAAGCAAAGTAGAAGCTAAAGTAATAGCTACTGGTGGATTAGCAACATTAATTTCAAAAGAATCAAACGTAATCGACCATGTCGATCCTTTTTTAACATTAAAAGGTTTACAGTTAATATACGAGAAAAACATGAAGGAAGCATATTAA
- the ftsH gene encoding ATP-dependent zinc metalloprotease FtsH yields the protein MSRIFRNTIFYLLIFLVVIGVVSIFNNPGTKEEPMTQNKFIQHLENDQVKNFSMQPKRSVYEVRGTLIGEDGKPFIVNVLNDPGVVQRINDYSLANPGVEISVEFAEETSGWVTFFTSIIPFVIIFILFFFLLNQAQGGGGRVMNFGKSKAKLYSEEKKKVKFTDVAGADEEKQELVEIVEFLKDPRKFSELGARIPKGVLLNGPPGTGKTLLARAVAGEAGVPFFSISGSDFVEMFVGVGASRVRDLFENAKKNAPCIIFIDEIDAVGRQRGAGLGGGHDEREQTLNQLLVEMDGFGANEGIIIVAATNRPDILDPALLRPGRFDRQITVDRPDLKGREAVLGVHARNKPLDPNINLKTIAMRTPGFSGADLENLLNEAALVAARHSKKHIEMEDLDEAIDRVIAGPAKKGRVISEKERNIVAYHEAGHTIIGVVLDEADMVHKVTIVPRGQAGGYAVMLPREDRYFMTKPELQAKITGLLGGRVAEEVTFNEVSTGAHNDFQRATAIARKMVTEYGMSDKLGPLQFGQASGGQVFLGRDIQNEQNYSDQIAYEIDVEIQTIIKDCYERARKILTDNQDKLELIAQTLLEVETLDAEQIKHLVEKGTLPPPVEKAKEEVKSSEDVKVNIHSKKDAEVAKEEKKEDK from the coding sequence ATGAGCAGAATATTTCGTAATACAATCTTTTATTTATTAATATTCTTAGTAGTTATCGGTGTGGTTAGTATTTTCAATAACCCTGGTACGAAAGAAGAGCCGATGACTCAAAATAAATTTATTCAGCATTTAGAGAATGACCAAGTGAAAAATTTCTCAATGCAACCAAAACGTTCTGTTTATGAAGTGAGAGGTACGTTAATTGGAGAAGATGGTAAACCGTTTATTGTAAACGTACTAAATGACCCAGGTGTTGTACAACGTATCAATGATTACTCACTTGCAAACCCTGGTGTAGAAATTAGTGTTGAGTTTGCAGAAGAGACAAGTGGTTGGGTGACCTTCTTCACCTCTATCATTCCGTTTGTAATCATCTTTATTTTATTCTTCTTCTTACTAAACCAAGCCCAAGGTGGCGGCGGTAGAGTGATGAACTTCGGTAAAAGTAAAGCGAAGTTATATAGTGAAGAAAAGAAAAAAGTGAAGTTTACAGACGTTGCTGGTGCAGATGAAGAAAAGCAAGAGTTAGTAGAAATTGTCGAGTTCTTAAAAGATCCTCGCAAGTTCTCTGAATTAGGCGCACGAATTCCAAAAGGTGTTTTATTAAATGGACCTCCGGGAACAGGTAAAACATTATTAGCTCGTGCAGTAGCTGGAGAGGCTGGAGTACCATTCTTCTCTATTAGTGGTTCTGACTTCGTAGAGATGTTCGTAGGGGTCGGTGCATCCCGTGTTCGTGATCTTTTCGAAAATGCTAAAAAGAATGCACCATGTATTATCTTCATTGATGAAATTGATGCAGTAGGTCGTCAACGTGGAGCAGGTTTAGGTGGAGGTCACGATGAGCGTGAGCAAACATTAAACCAATTACTAGTTGAGATGGATGGATTCGGAGCAAACGAAGGTATTATTATCGTAGCAGCAACTAACCGTCCTGACATACTAGACCCTGCATTATTACGTCCAGGTCGATTCGACCGTCAAATTACAGTAGACCGTCCTGATTTAAAAGGTCGTGAAGCAGTATTAGGTGTTCATGCTCGTAATAAGCCGTTAGACCCTAATATCAATTTGAAAACAATTGCAATGCGTACTCCAGGATTCTCTGGTGCGGATTTAGAAAACTTGTTAAACGAAGCAGCTCTTGTTGCGGCTCGTCATAGCAAGAAGCACATTGAAATGGAAGATTTGGATGAAGCGATCGACCGTGTCATTGCTGGACCTGCGAAAAAAGGTCGCGTTATTTCTGAAAAAGAGCGCAACATTGTTGCTTATCATGAAGCCGGTCATACGATCATTGGTGTCGTGTTAGATGAGGCTGATATGGTTCATAAAGTAACAATCGTACCTCGTGGTCAAGCTGGTGGATATGCTGTCATGTTACCAAGGGAAGACCGTTATTTTATGACAAAACCAGAGCTGCAAGCTAAGATTACAGGTCTCCTTGGTGGTCGTGTGGCGGAAGAAGTTACTTTTAATGAAGTGAGTACTGGCGCACACAATGACTTCCAACGTGCTACAGCTATTGCCCGTAAGATGGTTACAGAGTACGGAATGAGCGACAAACTTGGACCGCTTCAATTCGGTCAGGCTTCAGGTGGTCAAGTGTTCTTAGGTCGTGACATCCAAAACGAGCAAAACTACAGCGATCAAATCGCTTACGAAATTGATGTGGAAATTCAAACAATTATCAAAGATTGTTACGAGCGTGCTCGTAAGATCTTAACGGATAACCAAGATAAACTAGAGTTAATCGCCCAAACTTTATTAGAAGTGGAAACATTAGATGCAGAACAAATCAAACATCTAGTGGAAAAAGGAACATTACCACCACCTGTTGAAAAGGCTAAAGAAGAAGTGAAATCTTCTGAAGATGTAAAAGTCAACATTCACTCTAAAAAAGATGCTGAAGTAGCGAAAGAAGAAAAGAAAGAAGATAAATAA
- the hpt gene encoding hypoxanthine phosphoribosyltransferase: MNQNNDIEKILYSEEEIQAKVRELGQQLTEEYQDSFPLAIGVLKGAMPFMADLIKRVDTYLEIDFMDVSSYGNSTVSSGEVKILKDLDTSVEGRDILIIEDIIDSGLTLSYLVELFRYRKAKSIKIVTLLDKPTGRKAAIKADYVGFIVPDEFVVGYGLDYTQKYRNLPYIGVLKPEVYTK; encoded by the coding sequence ATGAATCAAAATAACGACATCGAAAAAATTCTCTACAGCGAAGAAGAAATACAAGCAAAAGTAAGAGAGCTAGGGCAACAATTGACAGAAGAGTACCAAGATAGTTTTCCATTAGCAATTGGAGTTTTAAAAGGTGCAATGCCTTTCATGGCTGACCTTATTAAGAGAGTGGATACATATTTAGAAATAGACTTTATGGATGTTTCGAGTTATGGCAACTCTACTGTTTCTTCTGGAGAAGTAAAAATTTTAAAAGACCTGGATACATCTGTAGAAGGAAGAGACATATTAATTATTGAAGATATTATTGACAGTGGGTTAACATTAAGCTACTTAGTAGAACTTTTCCGTTATCGAAAAGCAAAATCCATTAAGATTGTTACACTTCTTGATAAACCAACAGGTCGTAAAGCAGCCATAAAAGCAGATTATGTAGGTTTTATCGTTCCAGATGAATTTGTAGTTGGATATGGATTAGACTACACACAAAAATATAGAAACTTACCATACATTGGTGTGTTAAAACCTGAAGTATACACAAAATAA
- the tilS gene encoding tRNA lysidine(34) synthetase TilS — MKRKVLQFINKHQLIEDNSTIVVGVSGGPDSVCLLHLLLGLQEERKIKIVVTHVDHMFRGKESEDDMEFVKKLCSKLNVLVETKQIDVSAYKQKNKVSAQVAARDCRYSFFKEVMLKHNATSLALGQHGDDQVETILMKISRGSSIPGYAGILPKRAFELGYVIRPLLSVGKEEVYRYLQENGIEYRTDPSNEKTVYTRNKIRHGVIPALRELYPGLHEKFQLFSEQMTEDNMLLEELTKKELNKVVESKREGNMVIHRNALLLLPNPLQRRAIQLILKYLYNNEVPLALSSIHIKDLQSILASEQPSGILNFPNGLIVEISYNKCIFSFESDKTVQPYCIEVDVPGKTILPTKDEIIFTVWTHYKRASTYEPNSAILDLSKVKLPLYIRTRKKGDRIKLKGMQGSKKVKSIFIDSKIPIKKREHWPIIVDAEDNLLWIPYLKRSSFEASEETKGPVLVITTKSSYSLGGK; from the coding sequence ATGAAGCGAAAAGTATTGCAATTCATTAACAAGCACCAATTGATTGAAGATAATTCTACCATCGTAGTTGGAGTAAGTGGGGGACCGGATTCCGTTTGTTTGCTTCACCTTTTATTAGGATTACAAGAGGAAAGAAAAATAAAAATTGTAGTAACCCATGTGGACCATATGTTTCGTGGTAAAGAATCAGAAGATGATATGGAGTTTGTGAAAAAGCTATGTAGCAAACTAAATGTCCTAGTTGAAACGAAACAAATAGATGTATCTGCATATAAACAAAAAAACAAAGTAAGTGCTCAAGTTGCAGCGAGAGATTGTCGTTATTCCTTTTTTAAAGAAGTGATGTTAAAGCATAATGCAACCTCACTTGCTCTTGGTCAACACGGTGATGATCAAGTGGAGACGATCTTAATGAAAATAAGCCGTGGTTCTTCTATTCCGGGTTACGCCGGAATTTTGCCTAAACGGGCCTTTGAGTTAGGGTATGTCATTCGCCCATTGCTATCCGTTGGAAAAGAAGAAGTGTATCGTTATTTGCAAGAGAATGGTATAGAATATAGAACAGACCCTAGCAATGAGAAAACTGTTTATACAAGAAATAAAATTAGGCACGGGGTTATTCCAGCATTAAGAGAACTGTATCCAGGTCTACATGAAAAATTTCAGCTATTTAGCGAGCAAATGACAGAAGATAATATGTTATTAGAGGAATTAACTAAAAAGGAATTGAATAAAGTAGTGGAAAGTAAAAGGGAAGGTAATATGGTTATTCATAGAAATGCGTTGCTTTTATTGCCTAATCCTTTACAAAGAAGAGCTATTCAACTAATATTAAAATATCTCTATAATAACGAAGTTCCTCTAGCTCTATCCTCTATACATATTAAAGATTTGCAATCCATATTAGCTAGTGAGCAGCCTTCTGGTATATTGAATTTTCCAAACGGTTTAATCGTGGAGATTTCCTATAATAAATGTATCTTTTCATTTGAATCGGACAAAACGGTACAACCATACTGCATAGAAGTGGATGTTCCCGGAAAGACAATATTACCTACAAAAGATGAAATCATTTTCACAGTTTGGACACACTACAAAAGAGCAAGTACATACGAGCCAAATAGTGCAATTCTCGATTTATCAAAAGTGAAGCTGCCACTATATATTCGCACAAGGAAAAAAGGCGACCGAATAAAGCTAAAAGGAATGCAAGGTTCAAAAAAAGTTAAAAGCATCTTTATTGATAGTAAAATACCAATAAAGAAAAGGGAACACTGGCCAATTATTGTGGATGCGGAGGATAATCTATTATGGATTCCCTACTTAAAACGTTCATCGTTTGAAGCATCAGAAGAAACCAAGGGACCAGTTCTAGTTATTACAACTAAGTCGAGTTACAGTCTAGGAGGAAAATAA
- a CDS encoding protein kinase domain-containing protein: MMNNTLKNPDINLSRGDIVFGKWHKHHYTIIDTLGYGANGYVYLALDKNAKHVALKLSDNSLSITSEVNVLKHFSKVQGFALGPSLIDVDDWEKTKGKQPISFYVMEYLKGENFLAFVSQRGNEWIGVLILQLLTDLEVLHNEGWVFGDLKPDNLIVSNAPAKVRMLDVGGTTIKGRAIKEFTEFFDRGYWGLGSRKAEPTYDLFSVAMIMVNACYPRRFQKDGTGMKQLKNAILRHPWLSKHQRVVTRALEGKYSTAKEMKLDLTKSLSKTISSDKTPVSADSGSNRSASRMARKQSNQKRRGKRYKGIVETLVLASIVFLVYFIYVYGNLL; encoded by the coding sequence ATGATGAACAATACTTTGAAGAATCCGGATATTAATTTATCAAGGGGAGATATAGTTTTCGGAAAGTGGCATAAACATCATTATACGATTATCGACACACTTGGATATGGCGCCAATGGGTATGTGTACTTAGCGCTTGATAAAAATGCTAAGCATGTTGCCCTTAAACTAAGTGATAATAGTTTATCTATTACATCTGAAGTGAATGTATTAAAACACTTTTCCAAGGTCCAAGGGTTTGCCCTGGGGCCTTCTTTAATAGATGTCGATGATTGGGAAAAAACGAAAGGAAAGCAACCTATTTCATTTTATGTAATGGAATATTTAAAGGGGGAAAATTTTCTAGCGTTTGTTTCCCAAAGAGGAAACGAGTGGATTGGAGTACTAATTCTCCAGCTACTAACAGATTTAGAAGTTTTACATAATGAGGGATGGGTATTTGGTGATTTAAAGCCGGATAATTTAATTGTATCAAATGCTCCAGCTAAAGTTAGAATGTTAGATGTTGGGGGTACTACAATAAAAGGTAGAGCGATTAAAGAGTTCACGGAGTTTTTTGACAGAGGATATTGGGGCTTAGGTTCAAGAAAAGCAGAGCCAACGTACGATCTTTTTTCTGTCGCAATGATTATGGTTAACGCTTGTTATCCAAGGAGATTTCAAAAAGATGGTACAGGAATGAAACAACTAAAAAACGCCATACTTCGTCATCCTTGGTTAAGTAAACATCAACGCGTAGTAACCCGTGCTCTAGAGGGAAAGTATTCGACCGCAAAAGAGATGAAACTAGATTTAACAAAGTCATTAAGCAAAACGATTAGTAGTGATAAAACCCCTGTATCTGCCGATAGCGGGTCAAATAGATCAGCCAGTAGAATGGCAAGAAAGCAATCAAACCAGAAAAGAAGAGGAAAAAGGTATAAAGGTATAGTAGAAACGCTTGTGCTAGCATCCATTGTTTTTCTCGTTTACTTTATTTATGTATACGGTAATCTTCTATAA
- a CDS encoding VWA domain-containing protein gives MYKGTLKQILLITDGCSNSGEDPIAMAALAREHGMTVNVIGVMDKDIIDDKGMREIENIALSGGGVSQVVYATQLSHTVQMVTRKAMTQTLQGVINKELQQILGSKSSMEDLPPEKRGEVMEVVDELGETVSLEVLILVDTSASMKMKLPTVKEALFDLSLSLNARMGNNSFAVFVFPGKRQEVENILDWTPKLESLSTIFPKLTTGGITPTGPAIREAISHFSKNRSSRRFIEDDEQYFEESGY, from the coding sequence ATGTATAAAGGAACGTTAAAGCAAATTTTACTAATTACAGATGGTTGTTCTAACTCAGGAGAAGATCCAATAGCGATGGCAGCCTTAGCAAGAGAGCACGGTATGACAGTTAATGTTATTGGTGTAATGGATAAGGACATCATTGATGATAAAGGTATGCGAGAAATCGAGAATATTGCGTTATCAGGTGGTGGGGTTAGTCAAGTTGTGTATGCCACCCAGCTATCCCATACGGTTCAAATGGTAACACGAAAAGCGATGACACAAACATTACAAGGAGTTATCAATAAAGAATTACAACAAATCCTAGGTTCGAAATCTTCTATGGAAGACTTGCCGCCCGAAAAACGTGGAGAGGTTATGGAAGTGGTAGACGAGTTAGGAGAAACAGTCTCTTTAGAAGTATTAATATTAGTCGATACAAGTGCGAGTATGAAAATGAAGCTCCCGACAGTAAAAGAAGCATTGTTTGATTTGTCTCTTAGTTTAAATGCGAGAATGGGAAATAATAGTTTCGCGGTGTTTGTTTTCCCAGGAAAGCGTCAAGAAGTAGAGAATATACTAGATTGGACACCAAAATTAGAGTCCTTGTCTACCATATTTCCTAAGTTAACAACAGGCGGAATTACTCCAACGGGACCAGCCATTAGAGAAGCAATCTCACACTTTAGTAAAAATCGTTCCTCAAGGAGATTCATAGAAGATGATGAACAATACTTTGAAGAATCCGGATATTAA
- the spoIIE gene encoding stage II sporulation protein E, whose product MERIERNIPEPTSEVQFEKAQKKLSLFSKKIRSMFMSVFLHQGFLLIFIGFLLGRALILGELTPFALPFFAAVYLLKAKRAGLTFLALIIGALTVSGVTAIYITVGMFLFMLTFKLVRKLGYDTLKFLPFLVFGSVFLAKTAILYVSSNILLYDWMMIGVEAGLGFILTMIFLQSIPLLTMKKKKQTFKTEEIICLIILLASVLTGTIGWTYYDMSMEHVFSRYLVLMFAFVAGATVGATVGVVTGLILSLATVTSLYQMSLLAFAGLLGGLLKEGRKLGVSVGLLLGTLLIGIYGDGYQHLLPTLMESLMAITLFLLTPQRAISSLAKHIPGTAEHTQEQQQYMRKIRDVTANRVEQFSHVFEALSSSFSKLHADQDTEERGKDLFLSNVTEKTCQNCFKKEQCWSKNFDTTYQHMSNLMDAMEDGSLITNIKLQREFEKHCSKSDKVKQAISQELLHFQASEKLKRQLKESRRLVADQLLGVSQVMDDFAKEIQRERENHYAQEEQILEALQAFGIEIEHVEIYCLEQGNVDIEMTIPYCSETGEAEKLIAPMLSDILQENIMVKKEDSSPYSEGYSHVSFGSAKAFVIDTGVAHAAKGGGFISGDSYSTIELGLGKYAIAISDGMGNGERAHFESNETLKLLQKILQSGIEEKVAIKSVNSVLTLRTTDEIFTTLDLAMIDLQDGSAKFLKVGSTPSFIKRGDRVIKVEASNLPMGIIQEFDVDVVSEQLKAGDLLIMMSDGIFEGPKHVENYEMWMKRKISEIQSVNPQEIADVLMEEVIRTRSGQIQDDMTVIVAKVNRNTPKWAAIPAYHYITKSEGVKVAF is encoded by the coding sequence GTGGAAAGGATCGAAAGGAATATACCAGAGCCGACATCGGAAGTGCAATTTGAAAAAGCTCAAAAGAAACTATCTTTATTCTCTAAAAAGATAAGATCCATGTTCATGTCGGTATTTCTTCATCAAGGTTTTTTACTTATATTTATTGGTTTTCTTTTAGGACGAGCTTTAATACTTGGAGAACTAACACCTTTTGCCTTACCGTTTTTCGCAGCGGTCTACTTATTAAAGGCTAAACGGGCAGGCCTTACTTTCTTGGCACTTATAATAGGTGCTCTAACTGTATCAGGTGTAACTGCCATATATATTACAGTTGGAATGTTTCTGTTTATGCTGACATTCAAGTTAGTTCGCAAGCTCGGGTACGATACGTTAAAGTTCCTGCCATTTCTTGTATTTGGTTCTGTGTTTTTAGCTAAAACCGCGATACTATATGTTTCGTCTAACATACTCCTATACGATTGGATGATGATAGGGGTGGAAGCTGGGCTAGGTTTTATTTTAACAATGATCTTCTTACAAAGTATTCCTTTGCTTACGATGAAAAAGAAAAAACAAACTTTTAAAACAGAGGAAATCATTTGTTTAATTATCTTACTAGCATCTGTACTAACGGGAACGATAGGTTGGACTTACTATGATATGTCGATGGAACATGTTTTTTCTAGATATTTAGTTTTAATGTTTGCGTTTGTAGCAGGTGCCACAGTAGGTGCCACGGTTGGGGTTGTTACAGGATTAATATTAAGTTTAGCGACAGTTACTAGTTTGTATCAAATGAGTTTACTGGCTTTTGCAGGTTTATTAGGAGGTCTATTAAAAGAGGGGAGAAAGCTTGGAGTATCTGTCGGGTTGCTGCTAGGGACTTTGTTAATTGGTATTTATGGAGACGGGTATCAGCATTTATTACCTACATTGATGGAATCTTTAATGGCTATTACTTTATTTTTATTAACTCCACAAAGAGCTATATCATCATTAGCAAAACATATACCTGGTACAGCAGAACATACGCAAGAGCAACAACAATATATGAGAAAAATTCGTGATGTTACCGCTAACAGAGTGGAACAATTCTCTCACGTGTTTGAAGCTCTATCTAGCAGTTTCTCCAAGCTTCATGCTGACCAAGACACAGAAGAAAGAGGAAAAGATTTATTCTTAAGTAACGTAACAGAAAAAACATGCCAAAATTGCTTTAAAAAAGAACAATGTTGGTCGAAAAATTTCGATACAACCTATCAACATATGTCTAATTTGATGGACGCTATGGAAGATGGTTCGCTTATCACGAACATAAAGCTTCAAAGAGAATTTGAAAAACATTGTTCCAAATCAGATAAAGTGAAGCAAGCTATATCGCAAGAACTCCTGCACTTTCAAGCTAGTGAAAAATTAAAAAGACAACTTAAAGAAAGTAGAAGACTTGTAGCTGACCAATTGTTGGGTGTTTCACAAGTTATGGATGACTTTGCCAAAGAAATTCAAAGAGAGCGTGAAAATCATTATGCACAAGAAGAGCAAATACTAGAAGCACTGCAAGCTTTTGGAATCGAAATTGAACATGTAGAAATATATTGTCTTGAACAAGGAAACGTTGATATAGAAATGACCATTCCTTATTGTTCAGAAACAGGTGAAGCAGAAAAATTAATTGCCCCTATGTTATCCGATATTTTACAAGAAAATATTATGGTGAAAAAAGAAGACTCTAGTCCATACAGTGAAGGTTACTCCCACGTTTCATTTGGTTCGGCGAAAGCGTTTGTCATAGATACAGGTGTTGCTCATGCTGCAAAAGGGGGAGGGTTCATCTCAGGGGATAGTTATTCTACGATAGAGTTAGGATTAGGGAAATATGCGATAGCAATTAGTGATGGAATGGGGAATGGAGAGCGGGCTCATTTTGAGAGCAATGAAACATTAAAGTTATTACAAAAAATATTACAGTCTGGTATAGAGGAAAAGGTTGCTATTAAAAGTGTAAACTCTGTATTGACGTTACGAACGACAGACGAAATATTTACAACGCTAGACTTAGCAATGATAGATTTACAAGATGGCTCTGCCAAGTTTTTAAAAGTTGGTTCTACACCAAGTTTTATAAAACGAGGGGATCGTGTCATTAAGGTGGAAGCAAGCAATTTACCAATGGGGATTATTCAAGAGTTTGATGTTGATGTAGTTAGTGAACAATTAAAAGCTGGTGACCTTCTAATCATGATGAGTGATGGCATTTTTGAAGGGCCTAAGCATGTGGAAAACTACGAAATGTGGATGAAGCGAAAAATAAGTGAGATTCAAAGTGTTAACCCTCAAGAGATAGCAGATGTACTGATGGAGGAAGTAATTAGAACCCGATCTGGCCAAATCCAAGATGACATGACAGTTATTGTTGCAAAGGTAAATCGAAACACACCTAAATGGGCGGCAATTCCAGCCTATCACTATATAACAAAATCAGAAGGAGTAAAAGTAGCCTTTTAA
- a CDS encoding S1 domain-containing RNA-binding protein, which yields MSIEVGSKLQGKVTGITNFGAFVELPGGITGLVHISEVADNYVKDINEHLKVGDEVKVKVINVEKDGKIGLSIKKASDTYREPEKRSHQPRPKKREEVRPKENFEQKMARFLKDSEDRLTTLKRSTESKRGGRGARRG from the coding sequence ATGTCAATCGAAGTAGGCAGCAAGTTACAAGGTAAAGTAACAGGAATAACTAATTTTGGGGCGTTTGTGGAGCTGCCAGGTGGTATCACTGGTCTTGTTCACATTAGTGAAGTCGCAGATAATTATGTAAAAGATATTAATGAACACCTTAAAGTAGGCGATGAGGTGAAAGTAAAAGTCATTAATGTCGAAAAAGACGGCAAGATCGGCTTATCCATTAAAAAGGCAAGCGATACGTACCGTGAACCAGAAAAGCGCTCTCACCAACCGCGCCCGAAAAAACGCGAAGAAGTTCGTCCTAAAGAGAATTTCGAACAAAAAATGGCACGATTCCTTAAGGATAGCGAAGATCGTCTTACTACTTTAAAGCGCAGCACAGAATCTAAACGTGGTGGCCGCGGAGCAAGAAGAGGGTAA
- a CDS encoding FtsB family cell division protein translates to MSATNKEKVTRFQSTYSQEKEEQQRKQAKKRKGLMMRLAFFFAVVLMTTGFLGKSYLDQRVLLNEKLEQKVALQKELAQLEKEQQFLEEEIVKLNDDEYIAKILRRDYFMSEEGEIIFRVTEDSTDGSSSY, encoded by the coding sequence ATGAGCGCGACTAACAAAGAAAAGGTTACTAGATTTCAATCAACCTACTCACAAGAAAAAGAAGAACAACAACGAAAACAAGCTAAAAAGCGAAAAGGGCTAATGATGAGACTAGCATTTTTTTTCGCAGTCGTGCTAATGACTACAGGCTTCTTGGGGAAATCTTATTTAGATCAGCGTGTCTTACTCAATGAAAAGTTAGAGCAAAAAGTCGCGTTGCAAAAAGAGTTAGCCCAACTAGAAAAAGAACAACAATTTTTAGAAGAAGAAATTGTAAAACTAAATGATGACGAGTATATCGCAAAAATTTTGCGACGAGATTATTTTATGTCAGAAGAGGGCGAAATCATCTTTAGAGTCACAGAAGATTCAACAGATGGGTCTTCGTCTTATTGA
- the yabQ gene encoding spore cortex biosynthesis protein YabQ, whose amino-acid sequence MSLTVQFYTMIAMIGVGVWLGIAIDTYNRFLKRENRAKWIVFANDILFWLLQGLVAFYVLLLVNEGELRFYILIALVCGFAAYQALLKYVYLSLLETVIQITIAIYQFIYKLVMTVIVKPIKWIVQAIIATLLFLLHVLYSIGKFLVKFIWKTFILLTLPIKWLFVLIWKLLPRKMTDFLLKTRKQFAGYLVRGKNFLIKLVKHAKKIWKR is encoded by the coding sequence ATGAGTTTAACGGTTCAATTTTATACGATGATCGCGATGATTGGTGTCGGTGTTTGGCTTGGAATAGCCATTGATACTTACAACCGATTTTTAAAGCGGGAAAATAGAGCCAAATGGATTGTTTTTGCTAACGACATTTTATTTTGGCTCTTGCAAGGTTTAGTTGCCTTTTATGTTTTGTTGCTAGTCAACGAAGGAGAATTGAGATTTTATATATTAATTGCCTTAGTTTGTGGATTTGCAGCCTATCAAGCTTTATTGAAATACGTATATTTAAGCTTATTAGAGACGGTTATCCAGATTACAATAGCTATCTACCAATTCATATACAAGCTAGTTATGACAGTAATAGTTAAGCCAATAAAATGGATCGTACAAGCTATAATAGCCACTTTACTATTCCTTTTGCACGTACTGTATTCTATTGGGAAGTTTTTAGTAAAATTTATCTGGAAAACTTTCATCCTATTGACTCTTCCAATAAAATGGCTTTTCGTGTTAATATGGAAGTTGTTACCGAGAAAAATGACAGATTTTCTACTAAAAACGAGAAAACAATTTGCAGGATATTTAGTTCGTGGAAAGAACTTTTTAATAAAGCTAGTAAAACATGCAAAGAAGATTTGGAAGCGCTAG
- the yabP gene encoding sporulation protein YabP, with the protein MNQYYEANNANKSVQEQDIIMRSRRLLDITGVKQVESFDNEEFLLETVMGFLAVRGQNLQMKNLDVDKGVVSIKGKIMEIIYLDDAHAEKAKGFFSKLFK; encoded by the coding sequence ATGAACCAATATTATGAAGCGAATAACGCAAACAAAAGTGTTCAAGAACAAGACATCATTATGCGCAGTAGAAGACTTCTAGATATTACAGGTGTTAAGCAAGTAGAAAGCTTTGATAACGAAGAATTTTTACTTGAAACAGTTATGGGCTTTTTAGCGGTGAGAGGTCAAAATTTACAGATGAAAAATTTAGATGTAGATAAAGGGGTAGTTTCCATTAAAGGAAAAATTATGGAGATTATTTACTTAGACGATGCTCACGCGGAGAAAGCTAAAGGATTCTTTAGTAAGTTGTTCAAATGA